ATTTTATCGCTACTTGTTTCTGTGATCTTATTTTCTGTTTTAGAAATTAAATCTTCTAATCTAAGTAGTTCAAATTGGGTAGCTTCCTCAATGTCTAACAAATTACTCTGGCTAATATAAAAAAGAGCTTTTTGAGCATAATTAAGACCTTCATTGATATGATACAAAGTCTTTTCATTCTCGCGCAAAGCTAAAAGGATATTAGCTCTGGTCTTGGATTCCTTAGCTTTCCAGAGCCATTTTTTAATTTTATCGATAGTTTCTTGATCAAGACCTTCTTTTAAGTAATCTTCAATTTTGCAAATCAACTTTTCTAAGTGAGAAATTCTCCAATTTAATTTTTTAGTAAAATTTACAGACCTTTCCGCTACTTGTCTTGCCTTAGCCATTAAGGTAGAGATCTCTTTTAAATCTTCTAATGCTTTGGTAGTTTCATTTTTAGCTAAACTAATGCTGGTCTTGGTGTAAATTTGCTTAGCTTGCCATAATAAGATAAAAGCTTCTTCTTCCCCGCTTTCTCTAACGATTAACTCCACTTTTGAAATTTCATTTTGGAGATTATTAACTCTCTCTTCGGTAGTGCTAAAAGTTTTTGATTCTTTTTCGGAAAGATAGATTAACTTGTTAATCAAATAACTACATTGATAAAGATTAGCCGTGGCTTCTTCTAAAAGTTGTTCCTTGACCTGAAGAGAAATATTCTTTTTTAAAACTTCTACTTGTTGTGAAGTCTCTTGAATTTGAGTACTCTTTAAATTTGTTATCTTTTCTTGGGCTTTTAGATAAAGTTCTTCTAAATACTTTAATTCTTTTGAAAACTCCAAAGAAGAAAATGGCTTTATCTTTTCTCCCTTAACCAGCGATAAAGCTTTACTCATTCCCTCCTCTATTTCTAGAATGATCCCCAAAGCTTCTTTGTACTTTTCTTCTCTGATTAAAGAAGGAGCTTCTTTAGATAGGCAATTGGATCTCTTGATAAAGTAAATAGCTCCTTTGTTTTTAGAGGTAGCAATTTCCTGGTAATTGCTTTTTAAAAAATCAGTGGCTTGTCTTAATCTTTTTTCGGTATCTTCTCTTAAATTTAAAAGACTATCCATTTCTTTAATCAAAGAAAAAGCTTCTTTTAGCTGCTTTAGTGAAAGATTATACTCCGTTTCTTGATAAAGGTTTTTAGCTAAAGAATAACTTTTATTAATTTTTTCGTAGAGAGATTTTACTTCTTCTTTATTACTTTGGTCTACTAAAACTTTATTCTTAGCGATGGTCTTTTCTAATTTATTAAGTCTTTTGGGGAGTAATTCTTTGGTGATTACTAAATTAATAGATTTTTGAGCTAAATATAAAGCTTTAGAAATACAAGCATCTGCTTTATCGTGTAAATTATCCTTTAGATATAAATCTACCTCTTTCCTTAAATCTAAAGTTTTTTTTAATAATTCTTGAGTTTCTAAGACTTCACTCGAAGCAACCATCTTTTTTGCTTTCAAGAGAGTATCATCTAGCTTAAAAAGCCTTTCATTAACTTTATCTTTATTAATCTCTTGGCCAAATGCAGCTAAAGGATAAGCTAAAGGGTAAACTAAAAGAATCCATAAGTAAATGACTATCTTTTTATACTTAACAACCATTTCTTCTCTTTTCTAAAAAGGAGATCATATTTCTAAGTAACTCCTCATGTCCTTTTCTTTTCTAAAAAGGAGATCATGCTTTTAGGTAACTCCTCAGGATTAAAAGGAGCATCAATATACAAATCAACCTTTATCTTATGTATTTTTTCAATTTCCGCTCTTTGCCCTCGAGCAGATAAAAGAATAAGAGGAATTTGGCTAAATTGTGGATTAAGTCTGATCTCTCGACAAAGTTTAAAGGTATTTAGAGCATTGTTGGCCATCGCGTCTAAAAGAATCACATCGGGTTGAAAATTACTTAACCCCACTAAAGCCTTGCTATAACTACTGGCAACCTGAGATAGAAAATTATACCCTTCTATGGAGATTAAGATTACAGCAATAATATCAGGATCATTTTCTACAATTAATACTTTGTGTTTAATCTTTAGCTCTTTATCCAAATTATCCAAAAAAGTCTTCCTTTTTATCCTTTACAGAGAA
The window above is part of the bacterium genome. Proteins encoded here:
- a CDS encoding response regulator codes for the protein MDNLDKELKIKHKVLIVENDPDIIAVILISIEGYNFLSQVASSYSKALVGLSNFQPDVILLDAMANNALNTFKLCREIRLNPQFSQIPLILLSARGQRAEIEKIHKIKVDLYIDAPFNPEELPKSMISFLEKKRT